GACAGCAGAGGGATCACCAGCCAGCCCAGCTGACGCCCACTTCCTTGAGCAAGCCGCTACGCCGGGCACCGCCACTTCCGCCGCCACCCAAACCGAAGCCCGGCAGCTTCTCCAACGATTCCTCGTGTCTCACCAGTCCCATGAGCTCCAGCGAATCGGAGCTTTCGCTCAACGCGGTCCCCTTATCGTCACCAACGTCGGCGGCggctactgctgctgcggcgtCAGCAGCAATCGCATCAACGCAACAACAACCCTCGCCGGTGCGACATCGTTCAGTCATAACGCTACAGCCAGAGCCGCCGTACGCGCGCGACTTTCGCAGCATTGACTTTCCGCCGACGACCGCGTGTACGCCGCGGCTACCCTCGCCCAGTTCGGCAGCGTCACCAAGTGCGCCTGGTGGACGCAAGAGCTTCACCTCGCTCAATCTCACCCTGCGCCAGCCGACGGGCTCGGCACAATCGGCCATTGACATCACCGCCGGTCCGGCGCCCAGTGGGCAGGGCAGTGGGATCACCTACTCCAGCGTTAGTTTTGACGCACGTCGTGGGACGCAGAAGAATTTCCAGCTGACTGTGACGGACGAGGGCAGTGTCTTCAGTGCGGGCAGCGTTCGCCCAAGGACCTTGTACGCAACGCCCTGTGAGCCGGTGACAAGTGTTCCGGCAAACCAGCAGCCTCCTCCGCCCGCAGCAGTGGTGGCAGATGGTCTGGGGGACGCTGATATGACGTCGGACGTTTTCCCATATCCCACGCAGGAGCAGAATCACATTGTGGCATCCAACTATAGTAACAACCATGCCGTCAGCGACAATAACAACATTGGGATCAGCAATAGCACGGACAGTAGTCCCACCATGCCCCTTTACGAAGGTGTCATGGAGGAATGCGATCGCGAAGGTGGGTTACCCATTATCAAAATTGGGGTGCATACATATAGCTGGAACCTAGGGGCACACGTGCCCGGCCAAGTTGCTTTATATTGACATTTTTCACGGTTATACTCTAGTAACGTAGTTTTAGCAGAAGATGGAAAAAGCATTTTGAAATATAGTCCATCGTTGGATAATTGCCATCAATCGTCATAAGTTAATGATATTCCAAAAGTGTGCTAAATTTTAAACGAGAGTGGATTCTATAATCAACTGACAAGTGTTTCTATTGCTTCAAACCTAcattcttgtttttattgagTTCCAATGCCCGTTGGATTCCAATGCTTATCGACCAGACGACGTCGTAGTGGGGCTCCGAAGTTTTGTTATCAGCGGACAGATTCGCCCAATATTGTTTACACTTGATAACGAAATTGAATTACGCCCTGAAATAGAATTAGCGGGAACTGGACTGTCTTATGTTTCGCAAACTTCGAACATTTTTGGCAGGGTTTAATTTGCTTTAACGGATTGCTGGGGATGGGTTCAAAGTGCCACAATGCAGGGGTTAGCCGGTGTCATAATCGATGCGGCTTGTGTTCAAGATATGGGATCACAACCAGCGATCAATGATTGTGAAATAGgtttaattataaaacaaaagcgaacATGTTATAGATGGAGATACATCTTGACGTCATTAACTACGGGATGGGGCAGTTATCAGTAGGCGATAGTAAGTGAGATCACGAGAAAGGAAAATCAGCAGCTGATGCCGTATTGAATGGTTTTTATATACTTAATATGATTGAGAACCGTCATAGCTCAGCGTTGTAGAAGAAAGCGATAGATAAACAAGCATATTGTACAcgatttatattattaattaattatatttcgtTTAAAACATTAACCATATCGACCGCCCACGAGTTTAAAAATgctgtcttttgttttttgtctgGCTTCTGGCTTTGGCCATGTTTTTCCCGATTTCGTACCCCCCATCCATCTCACTTTTCACATTATTTATACGTCTGTTGCTTTTGCCGCTCTTTCTGCGacgttttcaatttgttttcgCCGCAAGTCGTTCAAGTTCAGGGCGATTCGTGTGGGTGGTTGGTAAAACCAGAgaagaaacaaagaaaaagagaagaaagCGAACAGGAAAATCTCTCCGTTTGATTAGCTAAGGTATTaagcatacgcagcgtgggCCCAAAAGGCACTTACACTTTGACATTTAATCACGCGACGCTATCACGAGAAACCACTTTAAATGTCGTTCATATTGTTGGAGAATTTTCCATCGGTGTATAGAACACAAATTGGAATTTAGAAAAGCTAGAGCCAttaacgaaataatttatcaATTAAGATGCCAGCGAATCGCACATAATGATGTGACATATTCAGAGATCCCTTGGCCCACTGCCCTGTTGGCTATTTCCGTTGGAAATCTATCAAGCGTCTAAAAATATTCACATGAACAGTCGCCCAAAGCCAAACACAAAATGCATCGAAAGACtttgtctgtgtgttttttgtattcatttatttttaccttttttttcgtaggaataaattattattagatTGATTTTTGGTTGTGCTTGCTTGCGCATTTTAACTAAATTTatctatttaaatataaattctgTTTATGAACCCCTTTCACTCTGCGGCAGACAGGCGTTTGGTggggtaaatatttttagcaaCAAAACAGAGTAATAAAATGGGAGGCGTTAGACAGAAAAATAAATCTAGCCGCGGGGAGGAATATTTGGAAATTCGAAATGCCGCAAGGCAATCATTTGTTGCCAGGCCAACGGAGCTACACATTCCACAGTCAGCAAATCGATTGATCAGCTTTTCTTCTCTCTATCTACTTCAGCTCGTGCCGCCACTATCGAGCGTCAGAAGCAGCGTCGCGACAAGCTGGCCAATGCACTGAGGGACAACAAGAAGCGCCTGCTCGTCCTGGAGCAGGAGATCAACATCCTGACTGAGCCGGTGCCGGTGGGGGAATCTGAAAGACTGGATAGAGATATCAAGCAACTGACTGAGGACTGTAATCGGCTGCTTGACTGCTTAAATGGTAAGGATGATTGCAAAGTATATCGGTTTTTCTATGCTGACTCTGCCCCTCTTATATCCACAGAACCGCAGGCGAATGGCCCTGGTCCGGCGGCCAATCCCACGAACCGCCAGCACCTGTTACCAGCCAGCAATGCTtcacagcagcagccgcagcaacagccaCAGCCATTCCCGCGTCAGCGTCAAAGTGCTCGCGTCCAGGCGCCGCCCAGTTCACTACGTCTGCACTCGGTGCCGGCAGCACCCATCTCCCAGCCGGTGCAGGACTTTGGGCAGCACCACAGCAGTGCTCCCACCTCGGCCTGTTTAACGCCCCAGATGCAGAGTCAACAGCAACTGTTacagctgcagcaggagcCGCCACCGACGTACGCCCAGTACTATCAGTTCCAGCAatatctgcagcagcagcgacagcagcagttacaacagcagatgcagcagcaacagcagctacaacaccagatgcagcagcaacagcagccgcagccaCAACAGGAGGAAGAATTCCTGTCCGACTCCGATgtggatgaggaggaggagacgCTGGACTCGTGGGCCTGCAACATGTGTACATTCCGCAACCATCCACAGCTAAATATTTGTGAGGCCTGTGAGAACGTTAGGATCCAGCCGGGTATGATACGCATTGTTCCCAGTGGAGGCGgggccgctgctgctgctgccacgccACCCGGCAGCAttgagcagcaacagcagccgtcCCAGCAGCCGTACGCTCTGCATACATAACCCAAAAAGCTGCACCAAACGATAACAAAGTTCTCTTATCGTGCATGAGCTAGCTCCTGACTGTTGTTCTTGCATGCTCGACTTTGAAACTGTGATAGCATTTAAACTAGTAGGCGGCAGGTTCATTATCCACTGCATGGCTCCACCTGAAAGACATGtgcgaaacgaaaacaacagCGAACGGAAACGAATTGCTTAAGCGCGgcctttttaaattattttaacatattcgatttatgtatgtacattaaaTGCAATCGCCTCAGCCTCAGGCCGTTTAATTTAACAATATCCTCTAACCGTTAAACTAGCATTAAGCCAACGAGAAAcagagtttattatttttagcccgctcaaaagtaaataaagaacgttatttaaatatttacacaagcTTCGCAAGTTGTTGCTTTACACGTTTTATTggtaaaaagcaaaaatacaTGTGTCTGGGCTTTGGCCAAATGTTTACTTTTAGCCCCTGTTCTGAGCCGTGAGGACATACATATAACGCTATCGCCGGGCGAAAATCGTAAgtagataaataaataattgcccAACTGGATTAATTGATCATCTTCGATGTGCAGGTATTATACACTCCTGGATTCTATCATGACAGTCGGCCAAACGCTCACCATGAGAACATAgacagctccagctccagagATACATATCTGAATTCTGCAACTGAATTTCGCTTTAGTCTACGGTAACTTATCCTAAGGAATTGTAAAAAGATTTGAGGAACTATTCTATTTAGCAAAAATGCTGCTGGCagcaattaatttattatcgATACTAGATAAGAAAAGACTTTAAGCAACGTCGCATCAACTGAAACTAGATATTATTAATTGTAATGGAAAACCgtgtacattttgtaaatatttatttaactgaACAGAAATGAGTTAGGATTTAGAAAGAAAAGGTCAACCGACAAGGGAACTTTTGTAAGCTTTTCAAAAGCCGCATATTTATCGACATTAAACTGCAGTTTAAGAGCGTCATTTGTGTTTTAATTTGGAGTTGGGGGCAGTTAGTATTTATCAACAGCGGTAAATTATTAACTATTTGCAATATACAGCAGGattgataataatattactCCAAAACCATTTCTTTAATCTTCTTCATCAGATGGATCAGATTTATAATATCTGGTTCAAAATGCTTCTCTTCCACATCCAGATCGAGATTTAAGTTAGGttcaaatacattttgtatttcTAAAAACGCTTCCAGAGATTTGAAAACAAAGAGAATTGAAGATGCTAAACGATTTTTGGATAAGTTCTatacaatacaaaaattcTCAAAAGCAGTAACAGTTATATAAAACAAGTAATACGACTAAAAACACTCCCCCAGAAACTtttcgaaatttaaaaaactcttTAAGTGATTTGGAAACCAACTGAATTTAATATGCCAAACGATGAATACTCCGGTACTCGGTGCTCTGAGGAAATATACCAGATTTGGACTGCGCAAGTCGCGGTGATGACGTCGTCGTGGGTGATCGGGAATGTGGGCACACTGCAGACTCTCGGTCCAAAGGGCGATTTACCAAACAATTTCGAAACTATGTGGAGGCACACGATCCAAAGTACCAGGTACCTGGCAGGAAACGCCTCGCTTTGCAGGCAAATAGCGACGCACAGTCCCAAACTGGGGGCGGAAAGCAATCGCAGCAAGGAAAAGGCAAGTGAGAATGAGTCCTTTATGGCCAACATCTTCCGTGGATCACTGGTGTCAAGCCAAGTGTTCCCGTATCCGGATGTCCTGACCGCGGAGCAGAAGGAGCTGACCAACAGCCTGATAGATCCGTTCGAGCGTTTCTTCTCCGATGTCAATGACGCTGCCCGCAACGATGCCAACTCTAAAATAGATGACACCACTTCGACGGCTCTGTGGGAGCTCGGGGCCTTCGGAATCCAAGTGCCATCTGAATTCGGTGGCCTCGGTCTGAACAATACCCAGTACGGCAGGCTGTGCGCCATTGTGGGTGTCAACGATCTGGGACTGGGCATCACGATTGGCGCCCATCAGAGTATTGGCTTCAAGGGAATACTGCTGTACGGCACCCCCGAGCAGAAGGAGAAGTACCTGCCCAAGGTGGCCGCCGAGCAGGTGTACGCTGCCTTTGCCCTTACGGAACCCAGCTCCGGATCTGATGCGGGTTCCATTCGATGCCGTGCCGTGAAGAGTGCCGATGGAAAGCACTACGTCCTTAATGGCTCAAAAATCTGGATTTCCAATGGCGGAATTGCCGAAATTATGACCGTTTTCGCACAGACCGAGCAGGTGGACCCGAAGACTGGCGAGAAGAAGGACAAGGTCACTGCCTTCATTGTGGAACGATCCTTCGGAGGTGTAACCAATGGACCACCGGAGAAGAAAATGGGCATCAAGGCATCGAACACGGCCGAAGTGTATTTCGAAGATGTAAAGATTCCAATTGAAAATGTGCTCGGCAAGGAAGGTGATGGATTCAAGGTTGCCATGAACATATTGAACAACGGTCGGTTTGGAATGGGCGCCACGCTATCGGGAACAATGAAGAAATGCATCGAACAGGCCACCGAGCATGCCAACAATCGAGTTCAGTTTGGTCAAAAACTAAAGAACTATGGATCCATCCAAGAGAAATTGGCTCAGATGAACATTCTGCAGTACGCCACGGAGTCGATGGCGTTTACTATTTCACAAAACATGGATGCCGGCAGCAAGGACTATCACTTGGAAGCCGCCATCTCGAAGATCTATGCTTCGGAGAGCGCGTGGTATGTTTGCGACGAGGCTATACAAATTCTGGGCGGCATGGGATACATGGTGGATAATGGATTGGAACGAGTCCTGCGTGACCTGCGCATTTTCCGCATATTCGAGGGCACCAATGACATTCTCCGGCTGTTCATTGCCCTGACTGGCATTCAATATGCGGGATCCCACCTTAAGGAACTGCAGCGCGCATTCAAGAATCCCTCGGCCAATTTGGGACTGATTTTCAAAGAGGCCTCCAGGCGGGCGGCCTCCACTGTCGGCTTGGGCGGCACCGATCTGAGTGGCCACGTAGTGGGTGAACTCTTGCCTTATGCCAAAAAAACGGCCCATTGTATTGATCTTTTTGGACAATCGGTGGAAGAACTATTGCTGCGATACAACAAAAACATAGTTAACGAACAAATTTTGCTAACACGACTGGCAAATGCAGCCATTGATATTTATGCAATGGTTGTGACGCAATCGCGATCATCCCGTGCAGTCAATCTGAATCTGCCAACTGCACAACACGAGCTCAACATGACCAAGGCACTCACTATTCAGGCATCTGATCGAGTGATTAAGAATCTACAGGCTGCCACATCCAGTCATCATAGGTCTCTCAATGAGAAGATTTCCACCATCGCCAAGACCACTTTGGAAAATGGCGGTGTGACTACGACTGGAATCTTGGATCAAAACTAGACCAATATACTTTTATACGAATTTTAAGCCCTTGATTGTTAACCTAGTATGAATGCCAATAAAGTCTTGTAAATAATAATCGCTGAAGTCTAAAGTTCACCTCGCTCTCACATACGAAATCTCTCTAAAGTGATTATGCACTATCATTGAACAAATGAGTAACAAATACTTGATCATCTATAAATGAACTCAGATAATAGAACTCTTGAAATCAAATCACCTCTATTCCTTTTACGTAGAAAAGCTcacaaatataatttaaagcaCTTACCATCTCGATCTGATTTTCAAAGCTGGACGGGCAATctaatgaaatacaaaataaatcgaacttaatttggttttgttgttttaattttgatcATATATTTGTAATTATGTAGTATAATAGTTGGTGTTTAAAAATTCGCTTTTCATATTACAacattgtttgtttgctgaaaACCTAAAAATCATCgttgtttactttttaattattgtattGTACGTTTTCAACAATATTTATCTGTTATTTTTTAGCTATCAAGCGCCTTGGTGTTTCAAAGTTTTGCCTTAAATGTAACAAGCAATATTCTTTTAATTGACTTTCAAAAATTGCACGAAAAATTTGGTAACATAATAATTGCAGCAAATATATTAGATAATAATTGGAAACGCCTTCGCTGAATATATAGATAATAGGATTAACAATTTCATACTTACGTTT
The sequence above is drawn from the Drosophila melanogaster chromosome 2R genome and encodes:
- the Tab2 gene encoding TAK1-associated binding protein 2, isoform C, translating into MAATPPMPPGSNTHQLNGKTVGKGNPLAEAINQHFQRKKQNQHQSPNPSPNPNPNSPASRSGSYEQLELLDHATHPQQQQEASSGKAKPSCHCTNISIMHLFHEMKQEFPTIPDAIVTQCVNENCHQRENCIQMLRKELALHPIPVQSYPAKVLQQQQQQHHQNRQAKPPTPLKPSRIAPPQPEAVLSNGVATPPGVGSPHPDTQPRPRPTTLNLQRQFSTQLQQKIMQRQQRQQRDHQPAQLTPTSLSKPLRRAPPLPPPPKPKPGSFSNDSSCLTSPMSSSESELSLNAVPLSSPTSAAATAAAASAAIASTQQQPSPVRHRSVITLQPEPPYARDFRSIDFPPTTACTPRLPSPSSAASPSAPGGRKSFTSLNLTLRQPTGSAQSAIDITAGPAPSGQGSGITYSSVSFDARRGTQKNFQLTVTDEGSVFSAGSVRPRTLYATPCEPVTSVPANQQPPPPAAVVADGLGDADMTSDVFPYPTQEQNHIVASNYSNNHAVSDNNNIGISNSTDSSPTMPLYEGVMEECDREARAATIERQKQRRDKLANALRDNKKRLLVLEQEINILTEPVPVGESERLDRDIKQLTEDCNRLLDCLNEPQANGPGPAANPTNRQHLLPASNASQQQPQQQPQPFPRQRQSARVQAPPSSLRLHSVPAAPISQPVQDFGQHHSSAPTSACLTPQMQSQQQLLQLQQEPPPTYAQYYQFQQYLQQQRQQQLQQQMQQQQQLQHQMQQQQQPQPQQEEEFLSDSDVDEEEETLDSWACNMCTFRNHPQLNICEACENVRIQPAPVLSREDIHITLSPGENRIIHSWILS
- the Tab2 gene encoding TAK1-associated binding protein 2, isoform A, giving the protein MAATPPMPPGSNTHQLNGKTVGKGNPLAEAINQHFQRKKQNQHQSPNPSPNPNPNSPASRSGSYEQLELLDHATHPQQQQEASSGKAKPSCHCTNISIMHLFHEMKQEFPTIPDAIVTQCVNENCHQRENCIQMLRKELALHPIPVQSYPAKVLQQQQQQHHQNRQAKPPTPLKPSRIAPPQPEAVLSNGVATPPGVGSPHPDTQPRPRPTTLNLQRQFSTQLQQKIMQRQQRQQRDHQPAQLTPTSLSKPLRRAPPLPPPPKPKPGSFSNDSSCLTSPMSSSESELSLNAVPLSSPTSAAATAAAASAAIASTQQQPSPVRHRSVITLQPEPPYARDFRSIDFPPTTACTPRLPSPSSAASPSAPGGRKSFTSLNLTLRQPTGSAQSAIDITAGPAPSGQGSGITYSSVSFDARRGTQKNFQLTVTDEGSVFSAGSVRPRTLYATPCEPVTSVPANQQPPPPAAVVADGLGDADMTSDVFPYPTQEQNHIVASNYSNNHAVSDNNNIGISNSTDSSPTMPLYEGVMEECDREARAATIERQKQRRDKLANALRDNKKRLLVLEQEINILTEPVPVGESERLDRDIKQLTEDCNRLLDCLNEPQANGPGPAANPTNRQHLLPASNASQQQPQQQPQPFPRQRQSARVQAPPSSLRLHSVPAAPISQPVQDFGQHHSSAPTSACLTPQMQSQQQLLQLQQEPPPTYAQYYQFQQYLQQQRQQQLQQQMQQQQQLQHQMQQQQQPQPQQEEEFLSDSDVDEEEETLDSWACNMCTFRNHPQLNICEACENVRIQPGMIRIVPSGGGAAAAAATPPGSIEQQQQPSQQPYALHT
- the Acadvl gene encoding Acyl-CoA dehydrogenase very long chain, isoform C codes for the protein MWRHTIQSTRYLAGNASLCRQIATHSPKLGAESNRSKEKASENESFMANIFRGSLVSSQVFPYPDVLTAEQKELTNSLIDPFERFFSDVNDAARNDANSKIDDTTSTALWELGAFGIQVPSEFGGLGLNNTQYGRLCAIVGVNDLGLGITIGAHQSIGFKGILLYGTPEQKEKYLPKVAAEQVYAAFALTEPSSGSDAGSIRCRAVKSADGKHYVLNGSKIWISNGGIAEIMTVFAQTEQVDPKTGEKKDKVTAFIVERSFGGVTNGPPEKKMGIKASNTAEVYFEDVKIPIENVLGKEGDGFKVAMNILNNGRFGMGATLSGTMKKCIEQATEHANNRVQFGQKLKNYGSIQEKLAQMNILQYATESMAFTISQNMDAGSKDYHLEAAISKIYASESAWYVCDEAIQILGGMGYMVDNGLERVLRDLRIFRIFEGTNDILRLFIALTGIQYAGSHLKELQRAFKNPSANLGLIFKEASRRAASTVGLGGTDLSGHVVGELLPYAKKTAHCIDLFGQSVEELLLRYNKNIVNEQILLTRLANAAIDIYAMVVTQSRSSRAVNLNLPTAQHELNMTKALTIQASDRVIKNLQAATSSHHRSLNEKISTIAKTTLENGGVTTTGILDQN